The following are from one region of the Rhipicephalus microplus isolate Deutch F79 chromosome 1, USDA_Rmic, whole genome shotgun sequence genome:
- the LOC119159587 gene encoding uncharacterized protein LOC119159587 isoform X3 produces the protein MLEQEGAEPEQLYKESTSIVGSLCTDADLEFCSQFCKKEMTTFTGSLDAMYAPTNVSVGQSLCDMAKKPVAGGIVKLVAFVCDQEARDIDAQQPLKLCCDKTLRWEPCKADSSGVDGGTGGDAADTTRGP, from the exons ATGCTGGAGCAGGAAGGCGCCGAGCCGGAGCAGCTGTACAAGGAGAGCACCTCCATAGTGGGCAGCCTGTGCACCGACGCCGACTTGGAGTTCTGTAGCCAGTTCTGCAAGAAAGAG ATGACGACGTTCACCGGCAGCCTGGATGCGATGTACGCGCCCACCAACGTGTCGGTCGGCCAGAGCCTGTGCGAcatggccaagaagccggtggccGGCGGCATCGTCAAGCTGGTAGCCTTCGTGTGCGACCAGGAAGCGCGCGACATTGACGCGCAGCAGCCGCTCAAACTTTGTTGCGACAAGACGCTGCGTTGGGAGCCCTGCAAAGCCGACAGCAGCGGCGTTGACGGCGGCACTGGTGGTGATGCTGCAGACACAACTCGAGGACCGTAG
- the LOC119159587 gene encoding uncharacterized protein LOC119159587 isoform X1, which translates to MTRRVLFLSLVVVSAVFLSAKAQDGNECSCAVMLEQEGAEPEQLYKESTSIVGSLCTDADLEFCSQFCKKEMTTFTGSLDAMYAPTNVSVGQSLCDMAKKPVAGGIVKLVAFVCDQEARDIDAQQPLKLCCDKTLRWEPCKADSSGVDGGTGGDAADTTRGP; encoded by the exons ATGACTCGGAGGGTGTTGTTCCTTTCTCTGGTCGTTGTCTCCGCCGTATTCCTGAGCGCCAA GGCTCAGGACGGCAACGAGTGCAGCTGCGCGGTGATGCTGGAGCAGGAAGGCGCCGAGCCGGAGCAGCTGTACAAGGAGAGCACCTCCATAGTGGGCAGCCTGTGCACCGACGCCGACTTGGAGTTCTGTAGCCAGTTCTGCAAGAAAGAG ATGACGACGTTCACCGGCAGCCTGGATGCGATGTACGCGCCCACCAACGTGTCGGTCGGCCAGAGCCTGTGCGAcatggccaagaagccggtggccGGCGGCATCGTCAAGCTGGTAGCCTTCGTGTGCGACCAGGAAGCGCGCGACATTGACGCGCAGCAGCCGCTCAAACTTTGTTGCGACAAGACGCTGCGTTGGGAGCCCTGCAAAGCCGACAGCAGCGGCGTTGACGGCGGCACTGGTGGTGATGCTGCAGACACAACTCGAGGACCGTAG
- the LOC119159587 gene encoding uncharacterized protein LOC119159587 isoform X2, with product MAQDGNECSCAVMLEQEGAEPEQLYKESTSIVGSLCTDADLEFCSQFCKKEMTTFTGSLDAMYAPTNVSVGQSLCDMAKKPVAGGIVKLVAFVCDQEARDIDAQQPLKLCCDKTLRWEPCKADSSGVDGGTGGDAADTTRGP from the exons AT GGCTCAGGACGGCAACGAGTGCAGCTGCGCGGTGATGCTGGAGCAGGAAGGCGCCGAGCCGGAGCAGCTGTACAAGGAGAGCACCTCCATAGTGGGCAGCCTGTGCACCGACGCCGACTTGGAGTTCTGTAGCCAGTTCTGCAAGAAAGAG ATGACGACGTTCACCGGCAGCCTGGATGCGATGTACGCGCCCACCAACGTGTCGGTCGGCCAGAGCCTGTGCGAcatggccaagaagccggtggccGGCGGCATCGTCAAGCTGGTAGCCTTCGTGTGCGACCAGGAAGCGCGCGACATTGACGCGCAGCAGCCGCTCAAACTTTGTTGCGACAAGACGCTGCGTTGGGAGCCCTGCAAAGCCGACAGCAGCGGCGTTGACGGCGGCACTGGTGGTGATGCTGCAGACACAACTCGAGGACCGTAG